The Microbacterium horticulturae region AGCAGCTGCTCGCCCTCGCCGGGGCGTTCATACGGGAACCCGAGCTCGTGATCGCCGACGAGCCCACCGCCTACCTCGACGCCCGCAATGCGCGGCTGGTCGGCGACCACCTGCTCGCCGACACCGGACACCGGCTCGTGCTGGCCACCCACGATCTCGCGCTCGCGCGGCGCTGCGACGTCGCGGTGCTGTTCGCCGACGGACGCGTGCGGTCGACGGGTACGCCGGCCGACGTCGTGGCCGAGTACGAGGCGCTGCTGACATGCTGAGCCTCTACCGCGCGGGGACCAGCCCTCTGCACCGGATGCCCGCGGGCCCCAAGCTCGTGCTGCTGGTGGCGCTGGTGCTCGCCGTCTCGCTGCTGCCGACGGCACCGTGGGCGGCCGGGGCCGCCGTCGCCCTGTGCATCATCGCGTACCTGTTCGGGGGCGGGATGCCGGCGCTGCTCCTTCTTGCGCGGCAGACGTGGGCCCTGAAGTGGGTCATAGCGTTCATGCTCATCGGCCAACTGATCTTCCTCGGGCCACAGCCCGCCGTGCTCAACACCGTGCGGGTGACCGCCGCAGTGCTGCTGGCGGCGCTTCTGGCCCTGACCACGCGCGTGACCGCGCTGCTCGACGCCCTCGAGCGCGGGCTCGCGCCGCTGCGGGTGGTGCGCGTCGATCCCGCGCGCGTGGCGCTCATGCTCACCGTCACGCTGTCGACCCTGCCGGTCATGGGGCGCATCGCCCACGACGTCCGCGAGGCGCAGCGCGCCCGTGGTGCCCGACCGGGGGTGCGCACGTTCGCGGTGCCGTATCTGGTCATGGCTCTGAAGCACGCCGACGAGCTGGGCGACGCCCTCGCCGCGCGCGGCGTGCGCTGAGCCGCTCAGCCCATCAGCGGAATGTCGAGGTCGAACGCCAACACCATCGCGCGCGCCAGAGCGACTTCCTGCTCCATCGAGAGATAGCCGATCGTCCGACCGAGTGCCGCGACCGGGATGGTGACGA contains the following coding sequences:
- a CDS encoding energy-coupling factor transporter transmembrane component T, which gives rise to MLSLYRAGTSPLHRMPAGPKLVLLVALVLAVSLLPTAPWAAGAAVALCIIAYLFGGGMPALLLLARQTWALKWVIAFMLIGQLIFLGPQPAVLNTVRVTAAVLLAALLALTTRVTALLDALERGLAPLRVVRVDPARVALMLTVTLSTLPVMGRIAHDVREAQRARGARPGVRTFAVPYLVMALKHADELGDALAARGVR